Proteins encoded within one genomic window of Dyadobacter chenhuakuii:
- a CDS encoding PAS domain-containing protein gives MSQYALGLGPWLYAHALAAYPNIQDLLIIEDLHGQIHKLAAHTEDLLRINEVELAKAVFDQILALNNIFCQKLATLEQENPIVSHTSQDSFSYEPQKTGKQELLEVMIDKAPAAMMIMTGPDHVISIANQRMLDMLGKGSAIIGKPAWLAVPEIQVQPYLAILDSVLQSGKAYAAKGMPGHLSKDGVVSNHYSISHTVHC, from the coding sequence ATGAGCCAATATGCTTTGGGGCTTGGGCCCTGGCTGTACGCTCATGCGTTGGCAGCTTATCCTAACATCCAGGATCTTCTTATCATTGAAGACCTGCATGGGCAAATACATAAGCTGGCTGCTCATACAGAGGATCTGCTCAGGATCAATGAAGTTGAGCTGGCCAAAGCTGTTTTTGATCAAATACTGGCATTGAATAATATCTTTTGCCAAAAGCTGGCCACGCTTGAGCAGGAAAATCCAATAGTCTCCCATACCAGCCAAGACTCCTTCTCTTATGAGCCGCAAAAAACCGGCAAGCAGGAATTGCTCGAAGTAATGATTGATAAGGCGCCAGCAGCCATGATGATAATGACTGGTCCTGATCACGTTATTTCCATTGCTAATCAACGTATGCTAGATATGCTGGGAAAGGGCAGTGCAATCATTGGCAAGCCAGCCTGGCTTGCAGTCCCGGAAATACAGGTGCAGCCCTACCTCGCTATATTGGATTCTGTCTTACAAAGTGGAAAGGCATATGCGGCAAAGGGTATGCCGGGCCATTTATCAAAAGACGGGGTGGTGAGCAATCACTATTCGATTTCACATACAGTCCACTGCTAG
- a CDS encoding AtuA-related protein, translating to MSIKLYDIAHSRAGDKGNTLILSLIPFDEKDYELLCKLVTADKVKEHFKEIIHGEILRYELPNISALQFVCQQALAGGVTTSLVMDAHGKTLSYALLEMCIELHAG from the coding sequence ATGAGTATTAAACTTTATGACATAGCGCATAGCCGCGCGGGAGACAAGGGCAATACATTGATTTTATCATTGATTCCTTTTGACGAAAAGGATTATGAGTTGCTATGCAAGTTGGTAACTGCGGATAAAGTAAAGGAACATTTCAAGGAGATCATACACGGCGAAATCCTCAGATACGAACTACCAAATATCTCGGCTTTGCAGTTTGTATGTCAGCAGGCTTTGGCGGGTGGCGTTACCACTTCATTAGTCATGGACGCGCACGGAAAGACTTTGAGCTACGCCCTGCTGGAAATGTGCATTGAATTGCATGCCGGTTAA